TCTTTTATAATATAATCTACTTGTTCAATTTTCTTATATATTTCTCCGTCAGATATTACAATAATATCAATATTAATATTATTTTTTTTGAAAATTTGTAAAATTTTTTTTGCCCATATAGATAACAATGTATTATTTGTAATTAAAAAATATCGTTTATTCTTAGAAAAATAAAATAAGAAATCTGATTTTTTAAATATTTTAAAACCAATAATTATCGAATAACTTTTTTTTTTTAGAGAAACAGAAATTTTTTTTATCATAATATGATCTTATAAAAAGTAATTTTAAAATAAAAGAAAATCATAAATTTAACGATTTAATAATATTTTGTACAATAGTTTTTGCGCTATAATTATCTGCATTAATTATAATGTCAGAAATTTTTTTATATAAATAATTTCGTTCTTTTGCTAATTTCTCTAAAGTAGATTTTAAAGAATCTTTATTTTGTAATAAAGGTCTATTTTTATCTTTTCTAGTTCTTAATAATTGTTTTTCAATAGTTATATTTAAATAAATAACTATTCCACGAGCAGATAAAAATTTTCGATTTTCACTTGAAAGTATAGATCCTCCCCCAGTAGCTAAAACAATTCCCTTTTTTTTAGTTAATTCAGAAATAATTTTTGTCTCTCTCTTTCTAAAACCAGACTCTCCTTCAATATCAAAAACCCAATTTATATCAGCACCAGTTCTTTTTTCAATTTCCTGATCAGAATCATAAAATTTCATCTGAAGATTTTTTGATAAATATTTACCTATTGTACTTTTTCCAGCACCCATAGGACCTATTAAAAATAAATTTTTATTTTTTTTCATATGA
Above is a window of Buchnera aphidicola (Sipha maydis) DNA encoding:
- the aroK gene encoding shikimate kinase AroK, which encodes MKKNKNLFLIGPMGAGKSTIGKYLSKNLQMKFYDSDQEIEKRTGADINWVFDIEGESGFRKRETKIISELTKKKGIVLATGGGSILSSENRKFLSARGIVIYLNITIEKQLLRTRKDKNRPLLQNKDSLKSTLEKLAKERNYLYKKISDIIINADNYSAKTIVQNIIKSLNL